GTACCGGCTGGCTGTCAGCTTACTCGAGGCGATGAGCTTCGTCAACTTATATGCGAACAGCGGACCACTCCACATGGCCCTTCTCTTGGCACTCCACGCTGGGCTTTCAATCCCTTTTTCGCCATCTATGGGGAAACCACAAAAGGGTTGACATACGTGTTATCCCTCTGCTAGAATTGCAGACAAGAGATATACCACACTCCTCGCGCACTCACGGAAGCCACGGTAGCTGACAGCGGTCAGCGTTGCCCGCTCTGCTCGTGTTCACTGACTCCTCGATGGAACGAAGACTCTCGGCAGGTTACCCCCACCTTGGGCTCCGCTGCTGCGCCCCGTGTTCGCTGTGCGCAGGAGTCCGCTCGTCTCGCGTGCCATCTGGCGCGAAGGGCAGCTTCTTGGAATGAGGCGGGAAGCCCGCAGTAGATTAAAGAAAGGGGTTCGTACGATGAACACGCGAAAACTGATCGGTGTCGTTCTGGCTACCCAGATCGTGACTCTGGTGGCGGCAGCAGCCCTGTTGGGGTTTATACCCGGCGTGAGTGCCCGAGTGGCGGCGGCCGACAGTGTGCGGCATTTTTCATTGCTGGCCGAAACGATGCGGCCGATCGACTCGAGTATCGGCTATGACAACACTATGGCGTTCCTCAAGACCATTCAGGATTCTACGATTTCACCTCCAACATCCTATATCGGGCAGCTCGATCTGCCGGATGGAGCCAGGATCGTCCGTGTAAAGTGCTTCGGCCTGGATAGCGATCCGAATGGTGAGTTCTACTTCCGACTCTACCGATACAGCCTTCAGAGTGACCCGGTTTGGTCACCAGTGACCGGCTTTGCCTCTTCCGGTGTTGCCTTCAGCGGTGGCAAAGTGGTCCTGGAGGCCACTGTCGATCCTGACAAGGCTATAGTCGATAACGCCGAATTCAGCTACGGCATCTTTCTCGTGCTGCCCAAGGCCCGATCGGGTGATTTGGGGGTATTGCGCTGTGTAGTGGATACCACCTACGCGATCTCGCTTCCGCTTGTGCAGCAACCCTGAGCCGATCGGTGGGGTGCTTGGGTCTACGAACGCAACATCTGCTTCTAGAGGCTGGTGGGCTCATCTGCGGAACGTATGCCACGTGCCTATAGCGCGTTTCGTCCCTCCGACAGGACGCGCTCCCGGCCGCCCCATGCGAGCACGCCGTTTACGCCCTCGGGCAGGCGGATCGTGCCTTTTAGCGCGCCATCCTCGACCCGAAGATCCGCCTCGATCTCTCCCAGGGGGTGCACCAACGTCCCCCGCGCCCAGGTCAGCGGCCCCAACTGCGGCTCGATTCGCACCGTGCGAAAGCCCATCTCCGCCGGACGGATCCCCAGGATCGAGGCGAAGTAGTGATAGATGGGGTGTGCTCCCCACGCGTGGCAATCCGATCGGCTGGGCTCTGGATGCTCCACCGTCGTCTTGAATCCCAGCCTCTTCAGCTCGAGCCACAGGCCGAGCCGATCCAGCAGCGCGTCAATGCGCCCCAACAGCCGGTAGGTCTCGAAGAGGTAGTGGGTGAAATAGATGGTGGTGCGGTCCAGGCCGGGGTCATGCAGGAGGCCGTAGGCCACCCGTTCACGCGTTTCCGCATCGAGCTGCCCGCTCAGCACGGCCAGGCATTGGGTATGCTCGGAGAAGTGCTGCCTGGCCAGATCGTCGGCGAGAAGCCCCCGGTCCTCGTCCCAGAAGGCTGCAACCGCCCGTTGGGCCATCTCGTGAGCCAGCCGGCGGGCCCGGGCGCCCAATTCCGGTTCGCCTGCCCATCCCTCCAGCTCGGCCGCCATGGTCAGGACCCAGACGAACTGCCAGTTGATGACACCGCTGACGCCGAACTCGCCATCGGGGGGGATTCCCCACCGCCAGGCGGGCACCCAGTCCATGTAGTTCCACCCGTTGGGCGCCTGGATCAGGCCATCATCGTTCCGGAAGGAGAGGAACCGGTCGATGACGGAGCGCACGCCGGGCATCAGCTCCTGGATGAAGGGGCGGTCGCCACGCCACAGCGCGTAATCGTATACCATCGCCACCCACCACAGCGAGAACGGTGGGATGACCTGCGTCACCCGGCTGGGATAACGGGACTGGGTGAGCCCTGATGGTCTCCGGGAGACGTCGAACATGCGCAGCGCCTTGCGCGGCAGGCGGTCGTCCCGCGTCGTGACGTAGGTCGTGAGCGCCTCCAGACGCGTGTCCCCGACGTACATCAACTGCTCGTAGTAGGGGCAGTCCATGTACGTCTCGTGGGAGCACATCTGCAGCGCCCGGAAGGCGATGGGGATCACCTCCGCCAGGCGGGGATCGCTGGCCTCGAATGCGCTCTCCATCTCCAGCGGATAGCGGGTCTCCCGCAGCCTGTAGTCTTCGATGGTCAACGGCTCATCGGCCGTCTGCACCAGCATCTCGATGTAGCGCCCCGCCTGCCACCACAGCGTGTCGAACCGGCGGCGACTCCCGCCATCGGGCTTGAAGGCATCCCCCACGCCGAAGAAGTACTTGCCCTCGATCTCGTCCCGGTTCCCCTTGGTGCGGGCCTTCGGCTCGTGGAACAGAGATTCGGCCCAGAGGATGCGGATCGAGGCGCCTCGCCCGCCGGACGTGATCACCTCTGGGTAGGCGCAGTAGTAGTCCTCCAGGTCGATGATCACGCGCCGCCTGGTGTGCGCCGGGATCGTGATGGGCTCGCCTCGGAGGAGTTGTCCCCACGCCCCGGCCTCGTCGGCCAGATGCTCCTCAGCGCGCACGGGAATGGCCCGGGTGTCTGCCGAGGGCACATCCGCCACGAAGCGGACCGTCCCCGCGCGCCGCTCGGCCTCCAGCATGGGCGGCAGGGTTGCTGGCTTCATCAGGTGGATGGGCGGGAACTCGTTGCGGATGAAGCCGTTCGCCCCCGCGTCCAACGCCTCGACCGGCCGCCAGCCGTCTCCTTCGCCGTGTTCGAAGCCCCACGGGAAGCGTGATCCGTCGAGGATCAGGTTGGCGCCGGTGCCCCACGCCGGCGATGGATCGACGAACTCGTATCCGTCCAGCACCTTGGCCTCCCAGGGCGCGACGCCTGTGCCCAGGAGCTGGATGAACGCCTCGCCCTCGGGCGAGAGGATGAAGCCGGGGTAGACGGTCATCTGGGCGTAGGGCGCCATCTTCCCTAGCGACCACACCCGGGCGACGAGCACATGCTCGCCGGGCGTGAGGTGGAGATCGTAGGTCTCATAGAACCAGTTGTTTGCGTCGCCCCGCTCGCTGCCACGGCCGATCCGTTGGCCGTCCAGGAAGAGCTCATAGCGCTCGTCAGCGCTGACGTGGACGCGAACGGTTGCCTCATGGTCGATGGTGAACCGGCGGCGATAGGCGATGACGAAGGGGGGATGTCCCGCATCCGGGCAACGCACCCAGGCGCAGGGCCAGATGCCTCGCTGGATCCAGGGCTTACCGGCGTCGAGGTGGGGATAAGGATCGCGATCGATCAGCACGCGCATGGTGTCCTCCGGTGGTCGGCGAGAAGCAAGGAGCGGATCGCAGATGGCCAGTAGCAAGGCCAGCTTACTAAAGCGGGCGGATTTCGTCAACCCGATGATGAGGACGCGTGACGATGCGTCGCGTCGGCGAGATCCTGTTGTTCCTGCCGTGGGGAGGCCAGAGGAAGAGGACTGAGGTAGCCTCCCGCTCGGGAGGGGCCGGGGCAGGGGCGATTCATGAATCACCCCTGCCCACAGGTAGGCGGCGGCAGATAAATCCCCCGCCTGGGAGAAGGCCCATAGGAGGCGCCATTCATGCAGCGCTGCTCACAGAGAGGATCAATCCTATCCCCGTAGAATCATGGGGAGGTAGGTGTCGCGTATCGAGGAGGTGCCGCTCCAGAAGCCGCCGATGAGCGTATAGGAGCCGCCGCTGAGCGTGCCCGCGTCCGGCTGGCCGATGGCGCTGCCCAACATGTAAGGGCCGCCGGCGCTGAAGCCGCCACCTTCCACCGTCCACCACGAAAGCTCGAAGCCGCCTCCCGATTGAGCGAAGGCCAGGGCGGGCGACAACAGGAGCGCGAGCAGGCACAAACCGTAAAACGCCCGGCGTGTGCTCATCGGCTTCCTCCCCTTCGGCGATCGATCCAAAGCAGCGCCCCGGCCAGGGCCAGCACGCTCGCCCCGGGGAGCAGCCCATAATCTGGGCTCTGACCCGGCGATGCCCGATCTTCCAGGGTGCTCAGCCGTGCTTCTATCTCCTCCACACGATCGCGTAAGG
The genomic region above belongs to Chloroflexota bacterium and contains:
- a CDS encoding alpha-L-rhamnosidase, whose translation is MRVLIDRDPYPHLDAGKPWIQRGIWPCAWVRCPDAGHPPFVIAYRRRFTIDHEATVRVHVSADERYELFLDGQRIGRGSERGDANNWFYETYDLHLTPGEHVLVARVWSLGKMAPYAQMTVYPGFILSPEGEAFIQLLGTGVAPWEAKVLDGYEFVDPSPAWGTGANLILDGSRFPWGFEHGEGDGWRPVEALDAGANGFIRNEFPPIHLMKPATLPPMLEAERRAGTVRFVADVPSADTRAIPVRAEEHLADEAGAWGQLLRGEPITIPAHTRRRVIIDLEDYYCAYPEVITSGGRGASIRILWAESLFHEPKARTKGNRDEIEGKYFFGVGDAFKPDGGSRRRFDTLWWQAGRYIEMLVQTADEPLTIEDYRLRETRYPLEMESAFEASDPRLAEVIPIAFRALQMCSHETYMDCPYYEQLMYVGDTRLEALTTYVTTRDDRLPRKALRMFDVSRRPSGLTQSRYPSRVTQVIPPFSLWWVAMVYDYALWRGDRPFIQELMPGVRSVIDRFLSFRNDDGLIQAPNGWNYMDWVPAWRWGIPPDGEFGVSGVINWQFVWVLTMAAELEGWAGEPELGARARRLAHEMAQRAVAAFWDEDRGLLADDLARQHFSEHTQCLAVLSGQLDAETRERVAYGLLHDPGLDRTTIYFTHYLFETYRLLGRIDALLDRLGLWLELKRLGFKTTVEHPEPSRSDCHAWGAHPIYHYFASILGIRPAEMGFRTVRIEPQLGPLTWARGTLVHPLGEIEADLRVEDGALKGTIRLPEGVNGVLAWGGRERVLSEGRNAL